Part of the Aquicella lusitana genome is shown below.
CCCCAGGCAATGCCGTAGCGCGCATTATCCAGACAGCCAAGCGGGCCTGATAAACCGTCTGCGCCGGGCAATTCATTTTCCATCGGCACAAACACGTCATCCATCGTAATTTCACCCGTGATCGAAACGCGCAGGCTTAACTTACCGTGCATCACAGGGGCAGATAGTCCTTTCATCCCTTTTTCCAAAATAAATCCGCGAATTCTGCCCTTATCATTCTTTGCCCAGACCACAAAGACATCGGCGATGGGCGAGTTGGTGATCCACATTTTACTGCCCTTTAACACATAGCCGCCTTCAACGGATTTTGCTCGCGTTTCCATGCCAGCAGGATCCGAGCCATGGTTCGGTTCTGTGAGACCGAAACAGCCGATCCATTCGCCCTGTGCCATTTTCGGAAGAAATTTTTGTTTTTGCGCTTCGCTGCCATAAGCATAAATAGCGTGCATGCTCAAACTCGATTGCACACTGGCCGCAGAGCGATAACCTGAATCGACCCGTTCCAGTTCGCGCATGATGAGACCATAAGAAACATAATTTACGCCGGCACAGCCGTAACCATGAATCGTCGCGCCTAATATGCCTGCCTTACCCATTTCGCGCATAATGGCTGGATCAAATTTTTCATTGCTAAAAGCTTCGATAACATTTGGCTGCAATTGCTCTTGTGCAAATGCGCGCACAGAATCACGTATCATGCGCTCTTCTTCAGTTAACTGGTCATCGAGAAAAAGGGGATCGTCCCATTGGAAGATGGATGGTTTTGTCTTGGTCATGCTGTCTCCTTTCACGCTTAACATGCTATTCTCCCGTCCTTTATAGTCACTACACGCTGGCAGCGCCGGCTCACTTCATTATCGTGGGTGATGATAACAATGGTTCTGCCTTCATTGCGATTCAAATCAACAAATAATTGCATCACTTCTTCGCCTGTCTGCGAATCTAGCGCACCCGTTGGTTCATCAGCAAGAATAATTTCTGGGTTGGTCACCAAAGCGCGTGCAATCGCGACGCGTTGCTGCTGGCCGCCGGACAATTGGTTCGGTTTATGATAAGCCAAATGGCCTACACCTACTTTATCAAGTAGATGCATTGCATTCTCTTTCGCCTCTTGTCTGGGCGTACCGCGATAAAATAGAGGCAGCATCACATTTTGCAGCGCATTTGACCGAGGCAGCAAGAAAAAAGACTGGAAAACGAAACCAATTTTGGTATTGCGTATTCCCGCGAGATCCTGCTCAGCCAGATCTGAGACATCTGCACCGGCGAAAAGATAACGCCCTGTGGTACAGCGATCCAGAAACCCAATGATGTTCATCAGGGTCGATTTCCCTGATCCCGACGCACCGACAATCGCTGTCATCTCGCCGCGTTCCAGTTCAAAATAAATATTTTTCAGCGCCGAAAAAGCATGCTCGCCAAGCTGATAAACTTTCGATACATTTTCGAGACTAACCAGGGATGACAATTTTATCTCCTGCTTTTAATCCGGAAAGAATGGCCACCGTATCGGCTGTTGCTTTTCCCGTCTTTACTTCGACCCAGGGCGTTTTTCCTGTTTTCGTGTCATAGCGTCGTATATAAGTGGCGCCGTTTTTCTCGCTAAGCGCTGCAAAGGGTATCATGATTTGCGGCGCCTCCTCGATATTAATTTCCACCTTTGCGCTCATGCCCACATGAATCATTTTTTGCTGTGCGGCTGTCAGCGTAGGAACGGTGATTTCGACAGAGAAAGTCGGCAATCCGCCGTTGGTTGCTTCGCCTTGTTTATCAACGCGTTTGATTTCGCCCTTTAATATTTCATCGGGAAAGGCAATACCGGTCACTTTGACTTTTTGTCCTATCCTAAGTTGGTTCACCGTCAGCTCATTAACTTTGATATGCACAGACAGGCCATTCATGTCACCAATCACTGCCAACACGTCGCCTTGTTTAACTGCGTCGCCTTTGGAAATTTTTTTATTTTCTTCTTCCGTTTTGGACGGCGACAGAACTGTTCCTTCCGCTGGCGAAAAAATGCGTAAGTTTTCAGAACTCATCCGCAAGTGCATTGCCTCGGTAATCTTGTCAATGTCTGCGATGGTAAGCTTATACAAGTTAATATCCTTGATATCCAACTGCTTTAATAAATTTTCAAGCGCATCCTTTGCCTGGAGCAAAGCCAGACGATTGGCATAAAAAGTTGATTTTTTCATTTTATAATCATCGTCGGAGATGAGTTCATTTTTATGGAGAAACTCTGCCTCGGATAGCATCCCCTGACTATTGTTAAAATCACTTTTGGCCTTAATGTATTGCATGAGGGCAGACTTATAGTCTGATAGAAATTTGGAAGAAGAAATCAAAAACAATAATTGTCCTGGTTTCACCTTTTCGCCATATTGAAAAGGCATATCGACAACCACGCCGTCCGTGGGGCAGGGCACCACCAATGTCTTCAATGGCTGTATGGTACCAGAGTAGTAAAGCGTGTTCGCGAATGAGCGCGCTTCAATTGTCACCACGCGTCCGCCTTCCACTTTTGGCTCTCGGGAGCAGGCAGAAAGCAGACATAACACTGTTAACACAATCAGCGGCAGATAAAACAAATGGCTCTGATTTTTCATTTACAACCTCACCTTTATATCCCATGTATTAAGTGTATTCCCTATTAACAAATCCAGATTCACTAGCGCCTTCAGGTAACCAATTTGCGCGTTCAGCAAGGTTTGCTGGGATTGAATCAATTGCACCTGCGCTGTTTGCAATTCAAGACTATCGATCAGACCATGGGCATATTTTTGATAACTAATATTATAAGTTTTTTCCTGTAGCACTTCTGCGTCTTCTGCAAAACGCAACGCTCTTTCTGCGCTCACGACATTATTCCAGCCATTGATCGCGCTCGTTTCTTTGCTCCATTTTTCCTGCATGAGTGCAAGTTCAGCCTGCTTCAGTGCAATTTTTGCATTGACGACAGCTTGTTTGGAAAGCTGGTCGTCAATAGGAATTTGTAATGCCAATTCCACATTATTGCTTCCCGCATTGCGGGTGGCCGCATTAGCAGTGAGATTAAGTTGCCATCGGGTATTGTCTTCAGCAACCATCAAACTGCGCGTGGTGGGACCATGCAGGGTAATCTGATCAATCTGATATTGAATATCATTATGTAATGTTAATTGCTTAGCCTGATCGAGCAAAGGAAGATGATATTTTTTAATTAAATTTTCCGGGTTGAGTGTCGTGAATCGAACGGGTGTATTAGGATCCATTCCAATGGCGGTCAATAATGCATAGCGTGCCTGCACAAGATTATTTTTGTCATTTTCCAGTTGAGATTTACTGCTGGCCACGTCGGCTTGAACAGTCACTAATTCATTTCCAGCTTTATGTCCGGCCTTAATAAATAATTTAGTCTGTTCAACCGATTTTTCTGCGCGCTTTACCGCAGCTTCATCAATGGCGATCGTTCTTTCCGCTGTCACCACATCAAGATAAGCGTTAATCACAGCAGTGATTGTGCTGCGCAAGGTCCCTTCCACCGTCAGACGTGAAATGACTTCCGTGTCTTTGGCATTGTTGAGTGCCGATTCAACAATCGCTTTACCAAAACCGCGCATAAGCGGCTGCATGACTTTGAAAGACAAATTTGGGCTATAATGATTTGTCTCCGTATTCGCCGAAGCAAGCGAAACCTGTGTACCAACTGGCGTCAGCAGTGAAACACTGGGTTGAATATTAAAGCTGTTGGTCTCCCCGCCTGTCGCAGATGCCTGAAAGGCATAATGCGGATAAAACTGCCATTGCTGAACCCACAAATTGAATTTTTGTGAAACATAACTTAATTGGGATTGCTGCACATTAGGATTATCTCGCACAGCAACAAGAATGGCTTCGTTAAGAGAAAGCGTTAGCGAATGGTTTGTAGAATCGGGCTGCGGCGAATCCATCTTGCGGATTTTTTTTTGTTCTGGAAATAATGGCGCTTTGGCATTCGCTATACTTGAAAGAAAAAGAAAAAGAACGATCAAACAAAACAGTCGGTTAACAAGCACTTTCCGGTGCCAACTTAAAGATGATGCAGCAGCCGTCATTGCAAATGCTGCGAAAACATCCGGATAATTTTTATAATAAGCAGAAATTTTTCGCATGCCATTAACAATCTATCCCGCATAGCTTCGAATCAGCCGGCTTTTATTTTTATGCCGTTTAATCGCGAGTTCAACCAGATGCGTCAATAATTGTGGGTAAGGAATGCCAGAAGCATCCATGAGTTTAGGATACATACTAATCTGAGTGAAACCAGGAAGCGTGTTAATTTCGTTAAAAAATATTTCCTGCGTTTCTTTATCAAGAAACAAATCCACACGCGCCATGCCTTCGCATTCCAGCGTGTTAAAAATTTTCTGCGCGAGCCGCCGCGCTTTTGCTTTGATTTCTTCTGGAATCGGAGCTGGTATTAACAATTCAGCGCCATTTTCATCAACATATTTTGCATCATAAGAATAAAATTCATGCCGCGGCCTGATTTCTCCCACAACGCTAACGATGGGCTCTTCCTCAGGTTCCAGTGATTCAAGCACAGCCAGTTCCAGTTCAATAACAGAAAGCGCCTTCTCTACCAATACCTTGGTATCAAAGCGGAACGCTTCGTTAATCGCAGCTTGCAATTGTTCTCTTGCTTTTACCTTGGTGATCCCAATACTGGAACCCGTATTGGCCGGTTTGACAAATACCGGAAAAGAAAGTTTTTCATCGACTTCACGCAAAAAAGAAGCCGGATTTATATCCCATTGATTCTGTTTAATAACAAGATAGGGTGGAACAGGAATATTCGCACTCATGGCAAGACGTTTGGAAACGTCTTTGTCCATGCCAATGGCCGAAGAAAGCACACCGCAGCCAACATAAGGAATATCGGCAAGTTCCAGCAATCCTTGTAATGTTCCATCTTCACACAAGGTGCCGTGCACAACAGGAAAGACAACATCAAAAAACTGGCCGGAAACAGGACGCGAAATCAATTCCTTAACCTGCTGTTTCTCTACCGGTTTACCTACCCATTCTGGTGTAAACCAGGTGTCACTATGGCCATGAAGCTGGGGAACTTTATTGTGCTCCAGGCTTTTTTTAAAAATATCATTACCCAGAAACCAGCTGCCCTGTTTATCAATACCAATAGGAATAATGTCGAAACGCGAAGGATCAAGATATTGGATAACATTAGCGGCTGAGCGCAATGAGACTTCATGTTCTGCCGAACGGCCTCCAAAAAGAACAGCAACACGGATTTTATCCAACGATTTCATGACAATAACCTACCTGAAATTTTTCCTCTGGCGAGAGAAATTATTTAATTTTCTATTCTGGTCTAAGAGGATAACAAATTTTTTGATATAAAGACTCTTTTTTTCTATTTAGGAGCGGTTGACATTTCAGCAGGGCATTTTACATGGGGTATCATTCTGAGCGTAAACACCGTCAGCCCTGTTTAGGAAAAATTCTGCACAATTAAGTTCGCAATTTCTGCGCTAATCTGAAACTTAAAAAATATTTTAAAAACAGTGCCCTATATCTTATTCTGTTAAGTGCCAGGCCAATATTCGTTGACAAGCCATTTATTGCTGTATAAAAATGCCCCTCTCCCTCATAGAATGTTCAAAGGATTGCCTCTGGGATTCTTGATTGAACAAGCATTAAACTAACTTTGAAGACAAGCTGAGAACGACTATGAAAATACGTACTACATTATTTTTATTTGCCTTGTTAGGTTCACTGGGATTTAGTTGGCCCTTTTCATGGCTTTTTTCAGGCGGCGTCAATGGAGAGCAACCGGGAACCAATTCCTGGGTTGAACGGGAAATTCAAATTCTGAAATCACAAGCAGGTAATATTGATACCAAAGTATTGCGCCTTAGCCTCATTGCCTACTCAAAAGCAAAACAGAAAGGTATTACTGACAACAAGCAGGTATTAACCGTCATTGACTATTCCAAGCCCTCAACTGAAAAGCGTTTATGGGTATTTGATCTCAAACGGGGCCGGACGCTTTTTAATACGCTGGTTTCGCATGGTAAAAATAGCGGTGGAGTGGCTTCTTCCTCTTTTTCAAACAGCCCGGGCAGTTTAAAATCCAGCATAGGTGTATTTGTTACCGATGAGCCTTATATTGGCAAAAATGGGTATTCATTACGCCTGAGAGGATTGGAACGTGGAGTTAATGATAATGCTTATCGTCGAAGTGTGGTTATCCATGGCGCCTGGTACGCTACGCCGGATACCTTGAAGCGATATGGACAGATCGGGCGCAGCTGGGGATGCCCTGCAGTAAGCCAGGATTTGGCCAAGCCACTCATCAACACGATTAAGGAGAATACATTAATTTTCGCCTATTATCCTGACAGGAATTGGTTATCCCATTCCCGATTTTTAACTTAGTTAACGTTCATTCAGACTCGCGTCAATGTTAAACTGTGATACATCGGGTTCGAATAAACCCCCACGATGGGGAACATATTCTGCTCGACACTTTACGGGTCGAGCAGAGTCCATTAGCTAATTAAGGACAAACAATGAAAATAGGAAAAGTTCTTTTTTCAGCCGCGTTATCGTTTTTTTCAGCCTGTTCATTTGCTGCAACTTATTCGCTGCCTGCTTCCAATGAATCGATCATTGGACAGGTTCAATATAGTAGTGCGGGATCAGGCGACAATGTTGTAACTGTAGCCAAGCGCTATGATATTGGTTTTAATTCACTGGAAAGTGCAAATCCTTATCTTAATATGGGAAGAGGATTTACATCCGGTACGCCCTTGCTCATTCCTACCCAGCATTTGCTACCAAACCAGCCGCGTAAAGGTATTGTGATCAACTTGCCTGAAATGCGCATGTACTATTACCCGGAAGGATCCAATCAAGTGCTGACTTATCCTATCGGAATAGGAAAAATTGGCAAAACCATTCCAATCACGAAAGCAAAAATTACACGAAAGGCAACTAATCCTACATGGATACCCCCTCAGGATATTCGTGAATTTAATCTTGAACAGGGAATTGTACTGCCGCGCATCATGCCGCCAGGTCCTGACAATCCTTTAGGTCCCTACGCAATCTATATGAGCATTCCGACTTATCTCATCCATAGCACGATCTTTCCAGAAAGTGTAGGTAGAAGGGCCAGTTTTGGCTGTATTCGGATGTACGAATCCGATATCGAACAATTTTTTCCTTCCGTAAAAGGTGGCATACCCGTTGTCATTACCAACTCACCTGTTAAGGCCGGCTGGCAGAATGATCATCTTTACCTGGAAGCACATCAGCCGCTTGAAGAACATAATGCGAATTTCGATGCTTCATTGCCTGGCATGGTGCATATGGTAGCTAACATGACTAAAGACCAACCTACTTTGGTAGACTGGCAGCTTATTTCTTATATTGCCAAAGAAAGAGATGGCTTACCTCATGAGGTGGGCGTCAGAATTCAGTAATCCACTTCCTTCTTCTTCATTTTGAAAGACCCGCTTTTAGAGCGGGTTTTTTTATTGATCTCGCAGTACTACCATTTAACCATGTCATTCCGCATTAGCCTCTCTGTCATTCCGCTATGTGTATTTTCAAGTTTGCGCATAGCGGCATCTCCTGCTAATAAAAGCACTTATTTTTCAATTTAAAACCAACTCAGAAGCCAGCTCTTATACCGATCCTATCACTAGACCTTGTAGGCCAATCTGCTATTCGTGGTCGTTTCCGTAAAAACGCGCACAAGTTGTTCATTCGGTCTTATAATGCCTGCCCCAAACTCGCGAACGTGGTCCCTAAAAATTACAGACTCACAGGATGACTGAACGAGGTCAGGCAACCTTTTCCTGAAGCGAACAAGCTTCTTGAGTTGGTTTTATTTCATATAATGCTCCTGTTAATACACAAGATCGAATACGGCCTGCTAATCGTCG
Proteins encoded:
- a CDS encoding acyl-CoA dehydrogenase produces the protein MTKTKPSIFQWDDPLFLDDQLTEEERMIRDSVRAFAQEQLQPNVIEAFSNEKFDPAIMREMGKAGILGATIHGYGCAGVNYVSYGLIMRELERVDSGYRSAASVQSSLSMHAIYAYGSEAQKQKFLPKMAQGEWIGCFGLTEPNHGSDPAGMETRAKSVEGGYVLKGSKMWITNSPIADVFVVWAKNDKGRIRGFILEKGMKGLSAPVMHGKLSLRVSITGEITMDDVFVPMENELPGADGLSGPLGCLDNARYGIAWGALGAAEFCWHAARQYALERKQFGHPIAANQLIQNKLAIMQTNITLGLQGCLRLGRLKDEGRVETPMISMMKRFSTLTALDVARESRDIHGGNGITEDYQVIRHMLNLETVKTYEGTADIHALILGRSQTGIQAFKPLGNVSK
- a CDS encoding ABC transporter ATP-binding protein — translated: MVSLENVSKVYQLGEHAFSALKNIYFELERGEMTAIVGASGSGKSTLMNIIGFLDRCTTGRYLFAGADVSDLAEQDLAGIRNTKIGFVFQSFFLLPRSNALQNVMLPLFYRGTPRQEAKENAMHLLDKVGVGHLAYHKPNQLSGGQQQRVAIARALVTNPEIILADEPTGALDSQTGEEVMQLFVDLNRNEGRTIVIITHDNEVSRRCQRVVTIKDGRIAC
- a CDS encoding efflux RND transporter periplasmic adaptor subunit — encoded protein: MKNQSHLFYLPLIVLTVLCLLSACSREPKVEGGRVVTIEARSFANTLYYSGTIQPLKTLVVPCPTDGVVVDMPFQYGEKVKPGQLLFLISSSKFLSDYKSALMQYIKAKSDFNNSQGMLSEAEFLHKNELISDDDYKMKKSTFYANRLALLQAKDALENLLKQLDIKDINLYKLTIADIDKITEAMHLRMSSENLRIFSPAEGTVLSPSKTEEENKKISKGDAVKQGDVLAVIGDMNGLSVHIKVNELTVNQLRIGQKVKVTGIAFPDEILKGEIKRVDKQGEATNGGLPTFSVEITVPTLTAAQQKMIHVGMSAKVEINIEEAPQIMIPFAALSEKNGATYIRRYDTKTGKTPWVEVKTGKATADTVAILSGLKAGDKIVIPG
- a CDS encoding TolC family protein, with the translated sequence MRKISAYYKNYPDVFAAFAMTAAASSLSWHRKVLVNRLFCLIVLFLFLSSIANAKAPLFPEQKKIRKMDSPQPDSTNHSLTLSLNEAILVAVRDNPNVQQSQLSYVSQKFNLWVQQWQFYPHYAFQASATGGETNSFNIQPSVSLLTPVGTQVSLASANTETNHYSPNLSFKVMQPLMRGFGKAIVESALNNAKDTEVISRLTVEGTLRSTITAVINAYLDVVTAERTIAIDEAAVKRAEKSVEQTKLFIKAGHKAGNELVTVQADVASSKSQLENDKNNLVQARYALLTAIGMDPNTPVRFTTLNPENLIKKYHLPLLDQAKQLTLHNDIQYQIDQITLHGPTTRSLMVAEDNTRWQLNLTANAATRNAGSNNVELALQIPIDDQLSKQAVVNAKIALKQAELALMQEKWSKETSAINGWNNVVSAERALRFAEDAEVLQEKTYNISYQKYAHGLIDSLELQTAQVQLIQSQQTLLNAQIGYLKALVNLDLLIGNTLNTWDIKVRL
- a CDS encoding D-alanine--D-alanine ligase family protein, translated to MKSLDKIRVAVLFGGRSAEHEVSLRSAANVIQYLDPSRFDIIPIGIDKQGSWFLGNDIFKKSLEHNKVPQLHGHSDTWFTPEWVGKPVEKQQVKELISRPVSGQFFDVVFPVVHGTLCEDGTLQGLLELADIPYVGCGVLSSAIGMDKDVSKRLAMSANIPVPPYLVIKQNQWDINPASFLREVDEKLSFPVFVKPANTGSSIGITKVKAREQLQAAINEAFRFDTKVLVEKALSVIELELAVLESLEPEEEPIVSVVGEIRPRHEFYSYDAKYVDENGAELLIPAPIPEEIKAKARRLAQKIFNTLECEGMARVDLFLDKETQEIFFNEINTLPGFTQISMYPKLMDASGIPYPQLLTHLVELAIKRHKNKSRLIRSYAG
- a CDS encoding murein L,D-transpeptidase catalytic domain family protein, encoding MKIRTTLFLFALLGSLGFSWPFSWLFSGGVNGEQPGTNSWVEREIQILKSQAGNIDTKVLRLSLIAYSKAKQKGITDNKQVLTVIDYSKPSTEKRLWVFDLKRGRTLFNTLVSHGKNSGGVASSSFSNSPGSLKSSIGVFVTDEPYIGKNGYSLRLRGLERGVNDNAYRRSVVIHGAWYATPDTLKRYGQIGRSWGCPAVSQDLAKPLINTIKENTLIFAYYPDRNWLSHSRFLT
- a CDS encoding L,D-transpeptidase family protein; translated protein: MKIGKVLFSAALSFFSACSFAATYSLPASNESIIGQVQYSSAGSGDNVVTVAKRYDIGFNSLESANPYLNMGRGFTSGTPLLIPTQHLLPNQPRKGIVINLPEMRMYYYPEGSNQVLTYPIGIGKIGKTIPITKAKITRKATNPTWIPPQDIREFNLEQGIVLPRIMPPGPDNPLGPYAIYMSIPTYLIHSTIFPESVGRRASFGCIRMYESDIEQFFPSVKGGIPVVITNSPVKAGWQNDHLYLEAHQPLEEHNANFDASLPGMVHMVANMTKDQPTLVDWQLISYIAKERDGLPHEVGVRIQ